The sequence ACGGCAAAGACACCAATAAATACACCCTTGAATGCAAGGGCAAAGAGCTCTCAGTTTACATCAATGATGTCTTTTCTCAAACCGTGACCAATAAAAACCTCAAGAAGGGCAAGGTGGGTTTTTCAATCCAGGCACCCAAGTCTTGGACCACCATGAACGTTCCCTGGTTTGAGGTCAGCGAACCATAAGACCAGCGTATCAACCAAAAAAGCGGGGAGTCCAACTCCCCGCTTTTTGTTGCAAAAGTTCCCGCTTCTCAGTCTCCGGTAATGAACCTGCTAATCACCATAGCGCTAAACAGGCCCGCGGAAAGCAGGATCCCCCACAGTAAGCCGCCGCTCAACCTGGAATCTTGGAGTTCGTAACCGGTGGATGTTTGTTGTACCAGCAGCAGCGGCCCAGCCATCCAGGCAAACAACGCCCCTCCAGCCAGCCCGCCCAGGTGCCCCCAGTTATCAATCCCTGGTTGCAATCCGATGAGCAGATTCACAACCACGATCAGCACCAGGTTTGAAAGCATGGCGCGCGCCCGCGAACCGAACAACCTCCTGTTGCGGTAAATAAAAACGCCTTCGGCAGCCACCAGCCCGAACACCGCCGTTGAAGCGCCCAGCGAAGGGTTTGGCGAGAGCAGGAAAGAGAGCGAATTGCCGCAAAAAGACCCGATGATATAGAGCACCAGGAACCTGCCATGGCCGTAGTAACGCTCCAATGAACTGCCCAGCGAGAACAAGGCGTACATATTAAAAGCGATGTGCAGCAGGCTGCCGTGCAGCAGCGCGGGGGTCACCAGCCGCCACAGCTCGCCGCGCAGGATATAGGCATTGATCTTCCCGCCGAGCAGGAAAGGCCAATCAACGCCGTCGTGGCTTGTGGATTGAGAGAGCAACTGTAACAGGAACACCGCAATCGTGATGCCAATGAGCCCATAGGTCACCCATGGTTTTCTAACCGGCAGCCTTACTGTAACAGGCGTCCCCACCGGCGGTGGCTGAGGCTGCTGTTCTTCCTGAGAGCCCGCGAAGCGTTCCATCAGAGGATACGGCGGTGTTTCACCGCCATATGTTCGGTTTTAATAATGGAAACCACGTCATCCACCGCCTTTTCGATCTGTCCATCCGGGTTCACCACCACATAATCGAACAACCCGATCTGTTTTACTTCTTCACGGGCTTTCGCCACGCGCAGCCGCAGGTCATCTGCTGACTCAGTGCCGCGCCGCGTTAGCCGTTGGTACCATTCATCAAAAGACCCAGGAACGATAAAAATCAGCACGGCCTGCGGATACTGCTTGCGCAAGGTTCTGGCGCCTTGCACGTCCACGCGTGCCACCACATCCTTGCCGCTCGCCAACGCTTCTTCTATTTGATGGCGCGGAATCCCCTTAAGATCAGAATATACCACGGCGTGCTCGGCGAACCAGCCTTCGGCTTGCCGGGTTTTAAATTCATCTGGGGTGAAGAAAAAATAGTCCTTCCCATCCACCTCTCCTGCGCGTGGCGCGCGTGTGGTGGCAGTGATCACCACATGCAGCGGTAAGTCGCGCTGCTTCAGCCCTCTGATCACGCTGTCTTTACCGACCCCTGAAGTGCCGGATATAACGATGAACAAGGGCTGCGGGTGGATTAGGTCAAAAGACACCTCTTCAGAAGACATGCTGAACCTCTCAGGGGAATTTTTACACAGTTCTGATATGCTGTGATTATAATGGATAATGTCAGTAATCAACTGAGGTAGCTATGCCGATCTATGATTTTCGTTGTTCCAGTTGCAAGCAGCGTTTTGAAGTGTTCCTCACCTACGCGGAATATGACCACCATCAGACCGCCTGCCCCAGTTGCGGTTCCACTGACCTGCAACGTGTGATCCGTAAGGTGCGCGTCGCGCGCGGAGATGCAGGACGCCTGGAGTCGTTGGCCAACGACAGCGACCTGGATATGATTGACCATGATCCCAAAGCGCTGGGGCGCATGATGCGGGAGATGAAAAACGAGGTAGGGGCAGATGACCTTCCGGGTGAGTTCGATGAGGTGGTCAGCCGGTTGGAAAAAGGGCAAACCCCCGAGGAGATCGAGCGCGATTTACCAGAACTGGGGGAAGAATGATCACGCCTTTCAGTCTTTCCCTGCGAGGCACGTAGCGCTCAGTGCGCGAGCGCTTTCTGCAGGTCAGTAAAAGAGTTCATCCAGGCGATGCGGCGCAAAAAGAGCGCCAGTGAACCCGCCTGCTCTCTCAACGCGCGCACTGCCGGACCTACCGGGTCTTCTCCGACTGCCCCGCCAGGCATATCCGCATAAGCGCCATGAAAGGCAAAGTAAGCCTGGTTCAGTTTGCGGATCATATAGCCGTGCTCCACGAAGACCACGCGGCGCTGCTCCATATATTCTTCGGCTTCTTCCACCTTGCCCTGCGCCAGTAATTCATCCACCCTTACGCGGGTTTTGTGCATCTCCTGACGAAAATCAAACTCGTTCACGGCAGTTCTTTTTAACCACGCTTTCGGCGTTTTGTTTTCGCCCGTGTCATCATCAGCATAGTAGCGCCGCATCACTTCGCGGCTGATCTCCTTCCCAACAATCGAAGCAGCGGTCTCGTTCATGGTGCGCAGCTCAGCCGTGGTGTCATAGTTCCAACCCAGGGGATGCAGGGTCAGGTAATTATGCGTCCACTCGTGGGCGATGGTGTCAAGCGTCCATTCGATATTCGAAGAACGCTGCACCATGGTGGGGTATACGCCAATCCCGCCTACATCCACCACCAGCGCCGAAGCATTCATATAAGACGACACATTTTCTTCAAGCCTGGTGATGTCTTCCAATCCCAGGTCAGCCAGCAGGGAGATGTTGACTTCCTGGCGAATCGAATCGCGCGGAGATACGATCAGGGCTTTTGGAAGCGGCGAAGAATGAAAAAGCACCGGGGGGAGCGGCTGCGCCAGAAAACCAATCCCCTCGTCTGCCATCACGCTGGCAACTTGGAATTGCAAGATGGCTTCCACCAATGGGGATAGACCATCCAGCGACTGTTGCAGCGCGTGCTGCTGCCTGATCAGTTCAGCGGCGGCTGCCGCGGCATCACTGATGGCAGGGTCTGCGTATACCAGTTCCACCCTCGCCTGCACAACTTCCAACGCCTGCACAAGCGTAAAGTAGCGCTTCACCAACCGGGTTTGCTGTTCCTGCGGCAGTCTTTGAACGGGGTTTAACAGCGCTTGAGAGGCCTTTTGCCCTGACGCATTTGCCAACCAGGCGATATAATCATATTCGATATAGGCAGTGAACAGCCGCGCCTGGTCCAGCGGATCCGCTAAAGAAACAACCGAGCCGCATAACAACACCATCATCATCAATAGCGGGACCGCAATCCCGGTATATTTACGCCAGGTCATGCGCAAATTATACCTGTTCACGCTGAGCGCATTATCATTAAGAGAAGGCATTAAGTTCCTATGAAAAAAAGTTTGACAAAAAAAACCATCCTGTTCATCCTCCTCGGTCTCGCGGCTGCCGGTGTGATTGCCTACCTGGTGCTCAATACCCTCAGCGCCCGCAAAGCTGCCGTCGCCGAACTCCAGACAGTTGAAGTGACCAGGGGTGAACTGGTTGCCATTATCGGAGCCACCGGCACGGTTCGCGCCAACCAGAGCGCGGTGCTCGTCTGGCAAACCAGCGGCCGGGTTGGTACCATTCACGTGAAGACAGGTGAAAAAGTTGCTGGCGAGACCATCCTGGCAGAACTTGTCGAATCCTCACTGCCGCAAAATATCATTTTGGCCCAGGCAGACCTGGTGGAAGCCCAACGCGCACTCGATAACCTGCTGGATTCCAACCTGAGCCAGGCGCGGGCGCAATTAAGCCTGGCCAACGCCAAAGACGCTTACGAACGCGCCGTATGGTCAAGCTGGCATGGAGATACTGCCCGTACCACCAACCAGAATAAGATCGACGCAGCCCAGGCTGCAGTGACCCTGGCTCGCGACCGGGTGAACACCGCTGAGGAAAACTACGACAAAGTGGATGAACGCGATGATGACGACCCGCTGAAGGCCAACGCGCTCAGCACGCTGGCCAACGCGCGTGAAAGCCTGGATAAAGCCATCAAAGACCTCGATTACCTGGTGCAGAACCCCAATGAAAAAGAAATCGCCATATCAGAGGGCAAGGTTGCGGTAGCGCTGGCGGAATATGAAGACGCCCAACGCGAATGGGAACGCCTGAAGGACGGGGCGGACCCCAACGATATCGCCGCGGCCAAGGCTCGTATCGCGGCGATTAAGGCCACCATGGCGCTGGCGCATATTTCCGCCCCCTTTGGCGGCACGGTCACCGAGGTCAATATCATGCCCGGTGACCTGGTTACCAGCGGAGGGGTGGCTTTCAGACTGGATGACCTCTCTCATCTGCTGGTGGACGTGCAGGTTCCCGAGGTGGACATCAACCGTGTCGTGGTCGGTCAGCCTGTTGAGCTGACCTTCGACGCCATTAACAACCAGGCTTACCAGGGCAAGGTGAACCGTGTGGCCCGGGTAGGCACGATTGAATCCGGGCTGGTCAATTTTAAGGTCACGGTCGAGATACTCAACCCTGATGAGCAGGTGCTGCCCGGGATGACCGCTGGGGTGAACATCATCGTCAGCCAGCTGGAAGATGTGTTGACCGTCCCCAACCGCGCAATCCGCCTGGTAAATAACCATCCAGTGGTCTACATCCTGAAGAACAACATCCCCACTGAAGTGAGCATCACCATTGGCGCCTCTTCAGATTCGATGAGCGAAATCCTCTCAGGGGACCTTAAAGAAGGGGATAAGGTCATTCTCAACCCGCCTTCCTCCTTTATGGATGTGCATTTCAGCGGAAGACCGCCTTTCTAAGGCACCTTTATGGAACCCGTCATTCAAACGCATGAACTGACCAAAATTTACCAGCTTGGCGAAGTGTCCGTGCACGCCCTCGCGGGGGTCAGTATCACCATCGACCGCGGCGAGATCGTCGCCATTATGGGTCCCTCGGGCTCAGGCAAGTCCACGTTGATGAACCTGCTGGGCTGCCTTGACCGACCCAGCAGCGGCACTTACACGCTGGATGGAGAAGAGGTTGCCCAACTGGATGACGACCATCTGGCAAACATCCGCAACCGCAAAGTAGGGTTTGTCTTTCAGAGCTTTAACCTGCTGCCCCGGCAAAGCGCGATCGAAAATGTAGAGCTGCCCATGCGTTACGCGGGGGTGACAAAAGAGAAGCGCGAGCGGGCGATCGCCGCGCTTGAATCGGTTGGCTTGGCTGACCGTATGCACCACCGCCCGCCCGAACTCTCCGGCGGGCAGCAGCAACGCGTGGCCATCGCCAGGGCGCTGGTGAACAACCCCGCCATCTTGATGGCTGACGAGCCTACCGGCAACCTTGATTCTCGTTCCGGTCAGGAGATCATGGAATTGCTGTTGAAATTGAACCAGAATTCAGGCACAACGTTGATCATCGTCACGCACGATCAGGGCGTGGCTTCCAACACTCAGCGTGTCATCCGCTTAAAAGATGGCCTGGTAGAGGGAGATACGCCATGAACCTCTGGCAGGCGATCGTGGAGGCGCTTGAAAGCCTGTATTCCAACAAGCTGCGCTCATTTCTGACCATACTGGGAATTGTCATTGGCGTCGGCGCGGTCATCGCTATGATGGCAGTTGGCGCTGGCGCGCAGGAAACCATCACCGGTTCCATCAGCGGCATCGGCAGCAACCTGCTATTCGTGATTCGCGGTAATCCTACTGTAGAGCTCACCCGCATCGAGCCCCTCACCAGTGAAGACGCAGAAGCCTTCCTTGACCAGTTCCAGGCGCCATCCGTAGCGGGTGTGGCGCCTGTGGTAAATGGGTCACTCGTGGTCAGCACGGCTGGTGAATCCACCCGAACGACCGTTTACGGGGTGACCCCTGCCTATCAACAGATAAGAAATTACGGGTTAACAGAAGGCGTTTTTATTTCTGAAGAACAGCTGCTGGGCAGGTCTTCTGTGGCGCTCATCGGTCCAGACACCGCTGAAAAACTCTTCGGGCGGCGTGAAGGGTTGGTCGGCGAAACCCTGCGCATCGAAGGGCAGCCCTTCCGCGTGATAGGTTTATTAGAGACGAAAGGCGGCTCATCTTTCGGCTCACAAGATGACCTGCTCATCATCCCTCTCAGCACCGCGCAGGCGCGCCTCATCCGCCACCCTGATAACCGCCTGGATATGATCCTCGTGCAGGTTATCTCGCCCGAACTGACCACGCAGGCAACTGAAGAGATCGCTCAAATCCTGCGCAGCCGCCACCGTACGCGTATTGGGCAGGATGACTTCACCATTTTTTCGCAAGATGATTTTGTAGACCTGGCCAAGACCATCACCGGTGTGCTCACTATCTTCTTGGGTGGTATTGCCGGCATCTCGCTGCTAGTCGGCGGCATCGGCATTATGAATATAATGCTGGTTTCGGTAACAGAACGCACCCGCGAAATTGGGCTGCGCAAAGCCCTCGGCGCGCGTAAAAAGGATATCCTGATCCAGTTCCTCACTGAATCCTCGTTGTTGAGCCTTTTTGGCGGCATTATCGGCATCGGGCTCGGGTGGCTGATTTCTTATGTGGTCGGGCGTATCGCGGTGGCCAACAACACCCCTTTCACCCCCCAGGTCAGCCTGGATGCCATCCTGCTGGCGACGCTTTTCTCCACCGCGGTGGGATTATTCTTCGGTCTTTATCCGGCAAACCGCGCGGCCAACCTGGAGCCGGTAGAAGCCCTGCGCCACGAATAACGCCGCAGACTGAGCCAGCGAACGAAGCCTGGAGCGGTAACAGCCTGGTTCTTTTCTTCTGGCTGGGCTAACAGTTTATAAAGGCTCTTCAGGGATCACGATCAACAGGATGAGGTACGCCAGCAGCGTGCCGCCCACAAAGAGTAAACCCAGCACAAACAACAGCCGCACAAGCGTGGGGTCAATACCAAAATATTCGCCCAGCCCGCCGCAGACCCCGCCAATCTTGCGGTCAACCCTCGAGCGGTAAAGCTTTTTTGTGTTGTTATCCATATTCATCTCCTGTGATATCCTTCATGTTGTTTACGCTTCACCGGTTAGAAAGTTGCAGCGCTGAAGAGAGGGTTGAATCGTGTACAATAGAATAGCCCGGTGAAGATGCCCGCTGAAGGAGGAAATATGGCTGAAAAAACACAGGCTGAGAAACATCAGATCATTCATCTACTTCAACAAATTCCGTTCGACGAGACTGAAAAAGCTTTATGGATGGAAAACGTGGAAGAAAATGGCGTTACAGAGGAACTTCTGGACGAAATGCACACAAAGCTGTTGGCGCTCCCGCAGGAAAAGTTTGCCAGCGAATGGGTGAAAGCCAAATTATCGACCGATCTCGC comes from Candidatus Cloacimonadota bacterium and encodes:
- the gmk gene encoding guanylate kinase, which codes for MSSEEVSFDLIHPQPLFIVISGTSGVGKDSVIRGLKQRDLPLHVVITATTRAPRAGEVDGKDYFFFTPDEFKTRQAEGWFAEHAVVYSDLKGIPRHQIEEALASGKDVVARVDVQGARTLRKQYPQAVLIFIVPGSFDEWYQRLTRRGTESADDLRLRVAKAREEVKQIGLFDYVVVNPDGQIEKAVDDVVSIIKTEHMAVKHRRIL
- a CDS encoding PspC domain-containing protein, with the protein product MDNNTKKLYRSRVDRKIGGVCGGLGEYFGIDPTLVRLLFVLGLLFVGGTLLAYLILLIVIPEEPL
- a CDS encoding FtsX-like permease family protein; its protein translation is MNLWQAIVEALESLYSNKLRSFLTILGIVIGVGAVIAMMAVGAGAQETITGSISGIGSNLLFVIRGNPTVELTRIEPLTSEDAEAFLDQFQAPSVAGVAPVVNGSLVVSTAGESTRTTVYGVTPAYQQIRNYGLTEGVFISEEQLLGRSSVALIGPDTAEKLFGRREGLVGETLRIEGQPFRVIGLLETKGGSSFGSQDDLLIIPLSTAQARLIRHPDNRLDMILVQVISPELTTQATEEIAQILRSRHRTRIGQDDFTIFSQDDFVDLAKTITGVLTIFLGGIAGISLLVGGIGIMNIMLVSVTERTREIGLRKALGARKKDILIQFLTESSLLSLFGGIIGIGLGWLISYVVGRIAVANNTPFTPQVSLDAILLATLFSTAVGLFFGLYPANRAANLEPVEALRHE
- a CDS encoding efflux RND transporter periplasmic adaptor subunit, which encodes MTKKTILFILLGLAAAGVIAYLVLNTLSARKAAVAELQTVEVTRGELVAIIGATGTVRANQSAVLVWQTSGRVGTIHVKTGEKVAGETILAELVESSLPQNIILAQADLVEAQRALDNLLDSNLSQARAQLSLANAKDAYERAVWSSWHGDTARTTNQNKIDAAQAAVTLARDRVNTAEENYDKVDERDDDDPLKANALSTLANARESLDKAIKDLDYLVQNPNEKEIAISEGKVAVALAEYEDAQREWERLKDGADPNDIAAAKARIAAIKATMALAHISAPFGGTVTEVNIMPGDLVTSGGVAFRLDDLSHLLVDVQVPEVDINRVVVGQPVELTFDAINNQAYQGKVNRVARVGTIESGLVNFKVTVEILNPDEQVLPGMTAGVNIIVSQLEDVLTVPNRAIRLVNNHPVVYILKNNIPTEVSITIGASSDSMSEILSGDLKEGDKVILNPPSSFMDVHFSGRPPF
- a CDS encoding ABC transporter ATP-binding protein, producing MEPVIQTHELTKIYQLGEVSVHALAGVSITIDRGEIVAIMGPSGSGKSTLMNLLGCLDRPSSGTYTLDGEEVAQLDDDHLANIRNRKVGFVFQSFNLLPRQSAIENVELPMRYAGVTKEKRERAIAALESVGLADRMHHRPPELSGGQQQRVAIARALVNNPAILMADEPTGNLDSRSGQEIMELLLKLNQNSGTTLIIVTHDQGVASNTQRVIRLKDGLVEGDTP
- a CDS encoding rhomboid family intramembrane serine protease, with the protein product MERFAGSQEEQQPQPPPVGTPVTVRLPVRKPWVTYGLIGITIAVFLLQLLSQSTSHDGVDWPFLLGGKINAYILRGELWRLVTPALLHGSLLHIAFNMYALFSLGSSLERYYGHGRFLVLYIIGSFCGNSLSFLLSPNPSLGASTAVFGLVAAEGVFIYRNRRLFGSRARAMLSNLVLIVVVNLLIGLQPGIDNWGHLGGLAGGALFAWMAGPLLLVQQTSTGYELQDSRLSGGLLWGILLSAGLFSAMVISRFITGD
- a CDS encoding zinc ribbon domain-containing protein, translated to MPIYDFRCSSCKQRFEVFLTYAEYDHHQTACPSCGSTDLQRVIRKVRVARGDAGRLESLANDSDLDMIDHDPKALGRMMREMKNEVGADDLPGEFDEVVSRLEKGQTPEEIERDLPELGEE